One genomic segment of Lampris incognitus isolate fLamInc1 chromosome 2, fLamInc1.hap2, whole genome shotgun sequence includes these proteins:
- the mapre1b gene encoding microtubule-associated protein RP/EB family member 1b, translated as MAVNVYSTSVTSENLSRHDMLAWINESLQINLTKIELLCSGAAYCQFMDMLFPNSVPLKKVKFGAKLEHEFIHNFKLLQAAFKKMGVDKIIPVDKLVKGKFQDNFEFVQWFKKFFDANYDGKEYDPVEARQGQDAMPTPNPTMSALNKPPKRFLNQAPQRAAVAKVAPKMASGGTRRSGTGAADEERAELLHELDILKSTIQDMEKERDFYFGKLRNIELICQEKECEGDPTLQRIIDILYATDEGFVIPDAESEDQEEF; from the exons ATGGCTGTGAACGTGTACTCCACCTCAGTGACCAGTGAGAACTTAAGTCGTCATGACATGCTGGCCTGGATCAACGAATCTCTACAGATCAACCTCACAAAGATAGAACTTTTGTGTTCAG GTGCTGCTTATTGCCAGTTCATGGACATGCTGTTTCCAAACTCTGTGCCTCTGAAGAAAGTCAAATTCGGTGCCAAGCTGGAGCATGAATTCATTCACAACTTCAAGCTCCTGCAGGCTGCGTTCAAAAAGATGGGAGTCGACAAG ATAATCCCTGTGGACAAGCTAGTGAAGGGGAAGTTCCAAGACAACTTTGAGTTCGTTCAATGGTTCAAGAAGTTCTTTGATGCCAACTACGATGGGAAGGAATATGACCCTGTGGAGGCACGACAGGGCCAGGATGCCATGCCCACACCCAACCCCACAATGTCTGCCCTAAACAAGCCCCCCAAGAGGTTCCTCAACCAAG CTCCCCAGAGGGCTGCTGTTGCCAAGGTAGCCCCCAAGATGGCGTCAGGTGGCACAAGGAGGTCAGGGACGGGAGCAGCAGATGAGGAAAGAGCAGAGCTCCTGCATGAG CTAGACATCCTAAAGTCGACTATTCAGGACATGGAGAAGGAGAGGGACTTTTATTTTGGCAAGCTGCGGAACATTGAGTTGATCTGCCAGGAGAAAGAGTGTGAGGGAGACCCCACGCTGCAGAGGATCATTGACATCCTCTACGCCACAGAC